One Alicyclobacillus acidoterrestris DNA window includes the following coding sequences:
- a CDS encoding MraY family glycosyltransferase, with product MIPIWYYLLCFIVAFGICYAAVPVIRKVALKTGFVDKPNQRKIHKEPIPLLGGIAIYVSFALTAGVLGHAGMTFWGIAVGGFLIFGIGVIDDFYKTRGRDFKAWPKFLMQIVAAVVLIAFQIRMTGVNLPFHHTYYSFPLWLSWVATVIWVVAITNMMNFLDGVDGLASGLAAISALTLVFIAILKGQGVSAILAVSLMGSSVGFLKHNFHPARIFMGDAGATFLGYVLAAIAVDGAFKSATLVSLLVPVLALGVPILDTVWVFYRRFRENRPIYVADKGHTFHLLMKSGLTQVQTVAFMYLLGICFSLASIVVLLVSH from the coding sequence ATGATTCCAATTTGGTATTACTTACTATGCTTTATCGTGGCGTTTGGCATTTGTTACGCTGCTGTTCCAGTGATTCGAAAAGTAGCGCTCAAGACTGGTTTTGTGGATAAACCAAACCAGCGCAAAATCCATAAGGAGCCGATTCCACTGCTTGGCGGCATCGCGATTTACGTTTCCTTCGCGCTGACGGCCGGGGTGCTTGGCCATGCAGGAATGACGTTCTGGGGTATTGCGGTGGGCGGCTTTTTGATTTTCGGCATCGGTGTGATCGACGACTTTTACAAGACGCGAGGCCGTGATTTCAAAGCTTGGCCGAAATTTTTAATGCAGATTGTCGCAGCGGTGGTGTTAATCGCCTTTCAAATCCGCATGACGGGTGTGAACTTGCCGTTTCACCACACGTATTACAGCTTTCCACTGTGGCTTTCCTGGGTGGCGACGGTGATTTGGGTCGTCGCGATTACGAATATGATGAATTTCCTCGATGGGGTCGATGGACTCGCTTCCGGTCTCGCGGCGATATCCGCCCTGACGCTTGTCTTCATCGCCATTCTCAAAGGGCAAGGCGTGAGCGCGATTTTAGCCGTTTCCCTGATGGGGAGCTCCGTTGGCTTTCTCAAACACAATTTTCACCCAGCCCGCATTTTCATGGGGGATGCAGGCGCCACATTCCTTGGTTACGTACTGGCAGCTATCGCGGTGGATGGCGCCTTCAAGAGTGCGACACTGGTGTCGCTTCTGGTGCCGGTTCTGGCGCTCGGGGTTCCTATCTTGGACACAGTCTGGGTTTTTTACCGGAGATTCCGTGAAAATCGGCCAATTTACGTCGCGGATAAAGGACACACGTTCCACTTGCTGATGAAGTCTGGGTTGACGCAAGTGCAGACGGTGGCGTTTATGTACCTATTGGGCATCTGTTTTAGTTTGGCATCCATTGTAGTGCTCTTGGTATCGCACTAG
- the ligA gene encoding NAD-dependent DNA ligase LigA — translation MTLDEARIRVDALRKEIEYHNQLYYREDDPSITDAEWDALMRELMALEAEFPELQSPSSPTQRVGASVSEGFVKVEHEIPMLSLSNAYSTEELLEFDRRVRQTVGDDVQYVCELKIDGLAVSLRYEQGRLVRGATRGDGEVGEDITSNIRTIRNVPLELTEPVTLEVRGEAYMPKQSFLRLNEQREQQGEPLFANPRNAAAGSLRQLDPRVAASRRLGVIVYQLAQASEYPVERHSEALDYVRRLGLPANGERKLCQDIQEVIAYIDEWAEKRRDLPYATDGMVIKVDDIRLQQELGFTARSPRWAIAYKYAAEQATTTLRRIDLNVGRTGAVTPTAVFDPVQLAGTTVSRASLHNEDLIREKDIRVGDKIVVQKAGDIIPEVVKSLPEERQGDIPPFSMPRHCPQCGEPLLRLPDEAAWRCVNPNCPALIREGLIHFVSRDAMNIEGLGEQWITILLDKNMVKTVADLYRLTKAELLTLERMGDKLAEKLLQSIAASKGNSLERLLFGLGIRLVGEKAAKILAQSFMTMDALAEASVNQLVAIPDIGPKMAESIQLYFQTPAAKALLAELKELGLNMTYLGAERVQVESVFTGKTVVLTGTLATVDRKEASRWIEQLGGSVTSSVSAKTDFVVAGDKAGSKLEKAEALISSGKNPNLQILDEEAFLHVIDQAGLRA, via the coding sequence ATGACCCTAGATGAGGCGCGCATACGCGTCGATGCGTTGCGCAAAGAGATTGAGTATCACAACCAACTCTATTACCGCGAGGATGACCCGAGCATCACGGATGCCGAGTGGGACGCGTTGATGCGGGAATTGATGGCGCTGGAGGCGGAATTCCCGGAACTACAGTCGCCGAGTTCGCCGACCCAGCGGGTGGGGGCCAGTGTATCTGAGGGATTTGTGAAAGTGGAACACGAAATCCCCATGCTATCGCTGTCCAACGCCTATTCGACGGAGGAGTTGCTCGAGTTTGATCGTCGGGTGCGGCAAACGGTAGGGGACGACGTGCAGTATGTGTGTGAGCTGAAAATTGATGGCTTGGCGGTCTCCCTTCGCTACGAGCAAGGCCGACTGGTCCGAGGCGCGACCCGCGGCGACGGTGAAGTTGGTGAGGACATCACCTCCAACATTCGCACCATCCGCAATGTCCCGCTGGAGTTGACCGAACCGGTGACGTTGGAGGTTCGCGGCGAGGCGTATATGCCGAAGCAGTCGTTTTTGCGGCTCAATGAGCAGCGCGAGCAGCAGGGCGAGCCGCTGTTTGCAAATCCGCGCAATGCGGCAGCAGGTTCACTGCGGCAGTTAGATCCCCGCGTGGCGGCCAGTCGACGGTTGGGCGTCATCGTTTACCAATTGGCGCAGGCTTCTGAGTACCCAGTTGAACGCCACAGCGAGGCGCTCGACTATGTGCGTCGGCTTGGGTTGCCTGCCAATGGCGAGCGGAAGCTATGCCAAGATATTCAGGAAGTCATCGCCTACATCGACGAGTGGGCGGAGAAACGCCGAGATTTACCGTATGCCACGGACGGTATGGTCATTAAGGTCGACGACATTCGCCTGCAGCAGGAACTCGGCTTTACTGCTAGGAGTCCGCGCTGGGCGATTGCCTACAAATACGCGGCGGAACAGGCGACGACGACGCTTCGTCGCATTGATTTGAACGTCGGCCGGACGGGTGCGGTGACGCCGACGGCGGTGTTTGATCCCGTCCAGTTAGCAGGCACGACGGTTTCTCGTGCGTCGCTGCACAACGAGGACCTGATTCGCGAGAAGGACATCCGCGTCGGTGATAAGATTGTCGTTCAAAAAGCTGGCGACATTATTCCGGAGGTCGTTAAATCCCTGCCAGAGGAGCGCCAGGGGGATATTCCGCCGTTTTCCATGCCGCGTCATTGTCCGCAGTGCGGCGAACCGCTGTTGCGCTTGCCGGATGAAGCCGCTTGGCGCTGTGTCAATCCGAATTGTCCCGCGCTGATCCGCGAGGGGCTGATTCACTTTGTCTCGCGCGACGCGATGAACATTGAGGGACTTGGCGAGCAGTGGATCACGATTTTACTGGACAAGAACATGGTGAAGACAGTCGCCGATTTGTATCGCCTGACGAAAGCCGAGCTTCTGACGTTGGAGCGCATGGGTGACAAGTTGGCAGAAAAACTCCTGCAGTCCATCGCGGCGAGCAAGGGGAACTCACTTGAACGCTTGCTGTTCGGCTTAGGCATTCGACTCGTCGGCGAGAAGGCAGCGAAGATTTTGGCGCAGTCGTTCATGACGATGGACGCACTGGCTGAAGCAAGTGTGAATCAACTGGTGGCGATTCCCGATATCGGCCCGAAGATGGCGGAGAGCATCCAGTTGTACTTCCAGACGCCGGCGGCGAAAGCCTTGCTTGCTGAACTCAAGGAACTTGGGCTCAACATGACGTACCTTGGCGCAGAGCGCGTCCAAGTGGAGAGCGTCTTTACAGGCAAAACGGTTGTCCTGACTGGAACACTCGCGACGGTGGACAGAAAAGAAGCTTCGCGCTGGATTGAACAGTTGGGCGGTAGCGTGACGTCCAGTGTGAGTGCCAAGACCGACTTTGTCGTAGCAGGCGACAAAGCGGGCAGTAAGTTGGAGAAAGCCGAGGCGCTCATCTCGTCCGGAAAGAACCCGAATTTGCAGATTCTCGACGAGGAAGCATTTTTGCACGTGATCGATCAGGCTGGTTTGCGCGCTTGA
- a CDS encoding LacI family DNA-binding transcriptional regulator produces the protein MAATIKDVAKRAGVSIATVSRVVNRLDGVKPDTERKILQAMEELRYVPNVLARSVASQKTNLISMIIPDINNPFFPKVYTGASQVTRSHAYTIMLGDSGGDVELEEALLRTTLEHRASGIILTPAQEVSPWLTMIPLEVPVCLVDRQLADFECDKVLIDNQSGAYDATKLLLDNGHIKIGIISGPLDSTPGKQRFDGYAKCLQESGISLDPSLIKIGDFREESGYLLGIELLQMDQPPTAILSCNNLMTMGMIEAINTSGLRIGEDIAVVGFDDIPIATVMNPKLTVVSRPMQEMGEWAAKLLLERIEKPEKAFREIVMRPHMIIRGSEMMVSKQNRKKRRNL, from the coding sequence GTGGCAGCGACCATTAAGGATGTAGCTAAGCGAGCAGGTGTGTCAATCGCAACGGTATCCAGGGTAGTGAACCGTCTCGATGGAGTGAAACCGGATACGGAACGAAAAATTCTCCAAGCGATGGAGGAACTGCGTTATGTACCGAATGTCTTAGCGAGGAGCGTTGCTTCTCAGAAGACCAATCTAATTAGCATGATAATACCAGACATTAATAACCCATTTTTCCCCAAAGTGTATACCGGAGCTAGTCAAGTTACAAGAAGCCATGCTTATACCATCATGCTAGGTGACTCTGGAGGTGATGTTGAACTTGAAGAAGCATTGTTGCGGACGACCCTGGAACACCGAGCTTCGGGTATTATCTTAACCCCAGCACAGGAGGTATCTCCATGGTTAACGATGATTCCGCTGGAAGTACCTGTGTGCCTGGTGGACAGACAGCTTGCCGATTTCGAATGTGATAAGGTGCTCATTGATAATCAATCTGGAGCCTACGACGCTACGAAATTGTTACTCGATAATGGCCATATAAAAATCGGAATTATATCTGGGCCTTTAGATAGTACGCCAGGCAAACAGCGCTTTGATGGTTATGCGAAATGCTTACAGGAGTCGGGAATATCTTTGGATCCTAGTCTAATTAAAATTGGGGATTTCCGGGAAGAATCTGGTTACCTGCTAGGGATAGAGCTATTACAAATGGATCAGCCACCGACAGCCATACTCAGTTGTAACAATTTGATGACCATGGGCATGATTGAGGCAATTAATACGAGTGGTTTACGAATTGGTGAGGACATCGCAGTCGTCGGGTTTGACGACATCCCCATTGCAACAGTGATGAATCCCAAGTTAACCGTGGTTTCTCGCCCCATGCAAGAAATGGGCGAATGGGCCGCTAAATTGTTGCTGGAGAGAATTGAAAAACCGGAAAAAGCGTTTCGTGAAATTGTGATGAGACCACACATGATTATCAGGGGTTCCGAAATGATGGTGAGTAAACAAAATAGAAAGAAAAGGAGGAACCTATAG
- the gatC gene encoding Asp-tRNA(Asn)/Glu-tRNA(Gln) amidotransferase subunit GatC, translating to MKITEETVSHVARLARLAMPEAERSLLAPQLNDILEYAASLQQVDLEGVPPTSHPFEQTNVLREDEVRPSLSRDAALANAPETEDGQVRVPAVLEGGGGA from the coding sequence TTGAAGATTACCGAAGAGACGGTCAGCCACGTTGCGCGCTTGGCTCGTTTGGCCATGCCTGAGGCTGAACGATCCCTACTCGCACCTCAATTAAACGACATTTTGGAGTATGCGGCATCGCTCCAGCAGGTAGATTTGGAAGGCGTACCGCCGACAAGTCATCCGTTCGAGCAGACGAATGTGTTGCGCGAAGATGAGGTACGCCCGAGCTTGTCTCGTGACGCGGCGCTCGCCAATGCGCCGGAAACTGAAGACGGTCAAGTTCGTGTGCCGGCCGTACTTGAAGGAGGCGGAGGCGCATGA
- the gatB gene encoding Asp-tRNA(Asn)/Glu-tRNA(Gln) amidotransferase subunit GatB — MNYETIIGLEVHVELKTETKIFCGCKNDSNSEPNTNVCPVCMGHPGALPVLNRQAVELALRAATALNCTINQQSKFDRKNYFYPDSPKGYQISQFDKPIGEHGYIEIEVGGEKKRIGITRLHLEEDAGKSTHAPDGSHTLVDFNRTGVPLIEIVSEPDIRTPEEARLYLEALKSIMQYCDVSDCKMEEGSLRCDANVSLRPVGETKFGNKAELKNMNSFRNVQRGLEYEVERQTAVYEEGGEVAQETRRFDEATQTTISMRSKEEAHDYRYFPEPDLVDLAIDDAWLNRVRSELPELPLAKRTRYEQELGLPAYDAGVLTADPLVAQYYERVIAENVDAKAASNWVMSDILGGLNNEGKSPAECPISPENLAGLIQEVSSGKISSKQARDVFKTMWETGKSASVIINEQGMEQISDASVLGPILDEVIAKNEKSVADYKGGKDRALGALVGQVMKATKGKANPALVNQLLIEKIQAL; from the coding sequence ATGAACTACGAGACGATTATCGGTCTTGAAGTGCACGTCGAATTGAAGACGGAGACCAAGATTTTTTGCGGCTGTAAAAACGACAGCAATTCGGAGCCCAATACCAACGTGTGCCCGGTTTGCATGGGTCACCCAGGCGCTTTGCCGGTGCTCAATCGCCAGGCCGTGGAACTGGCGTTGCGGGCGGCGACAGCCCTCAACTGCACCATCAACCAGCAGTCGAAATTCGACCGCAAAAACTACTTTTACCCGGACTCGCCAAAGGGCTATCAGATTTCGCAGTTTGATAAGCCGATTGGGGAGCATGGATATATCGAGATCGAAGTCGGCGGCGAAAAGAAGCGCATCGGCATTACGCGCTTGCACCTCGAGGAGGATGCAGGGAAATCGACGCATGCCCCGGACGGGTCGCACACGCTGGTCGACTTCAACCGCACCGGTGTGCCGCTGATTGAAATTGTGTCGGAGCCGGACATTCGCACGCCGGAGGAGGCGCGTCTGTACTTGGAAGCGCTCAAGAGCATCATGCAGTATTGTGATGTTTCCGACTGTAAGATGGAAGAGGGGTCCCTTCGCTGTGACGCGAACGTCTCCTTGCGACCGGTCGGTGAGACCAAGTTTGGCAACAAGGCCGAGTTGAAGAACATGAACTCGTTCCGCAATGTTCAACGCGGCCTTGAGTACGAAGTGGAGCGCCAGACGGCGGTGTACGAAGAGGGCGGTGAAGTGGCGCAGGAGACGCGCCGTTTCGACGAGGCGACGCAGACCACCATTTCCATGCGCTCGAAGGAAGAGGCGCACGACTATCGCTACTTCCCAGAGCCTGACTTGGTCGATCTCGCCATCGACGACGCCTGGCTCAACCGCGTCCGCTCGGAATTGCCGGAGTTGCCCCTGGCCAAGCGCACCCGCTATGAGCAGGAACTCGGCTTGCCGGCGTATGACGCGGGTGTGTTGACGGCGGATCCACTCGTCGCGCAGTACTATGAGCGGGTCATCGCCGAAAACGTCGACGCGAAGGCAGCGAGCAACTGGGTCATGAGTGATATCCTCGGCGGCCTGAACAACGAAGGCAAGTCGCCGGCGGAGTGCCCGATTTCGCCGGAGAACTTGGCGGGTTTGATTCAAGAGGTTTCGAGTGGAAAGATCTCTTCCAAACAGGCGCGCGACGTCTTTAAGACGATGTGGGAGACGGGCAAGTCTGCAAGTGTCATCATCAATGAGCAGGGCATGGAGCAAATCAGCGACGCGTCCGTGCTTGGCCCGATTCTCGACGAAGTCATCGCGAAGAACGAAAAGTCGGTCGCCGATTACAAAGGCGGCAAGGACCGGGCGCTCGGCGCACTGGTCGGACAAGTGATGAAGGCGACGAAGGGCAAGGCAAATCCGGCGCTCGTCAATCAACTTCTGATTGAAAAGATTCAAGCGCTGTAA
- the rlmD gene encoding 23S rRNA (uracil(1939)-C(5))-methyltransferase RlmD, with product MADVKDSHPLEQGGTYEVTALRLNDDGEGVTTINGMTVFVPFLLPGERGNVRVIERQRRFARATLLDRYDTSPDRRDVPCPVFGACGGCQAQHLRYDAQLTWKENRVKRVAQQLGLDADAIVRDIVPSPDAFRYRNQVQMPMRFDSDKKQVRMGYYGFASHQMIETDSCHLQSEAMQDTLNRARVFLTDRGADLAGLVHHVIVRESQTTGEQLVVFVVRHSRGHVRRALAEFEAPHVTSVCLTAQPKAVGPVWGRKLETLYGPGTLKENIAGLSFAVSPRSFLQIQAPVAEKMYQTVVDYADLRSTDVVIDAYCGIGTLTLLLAGRAGQAIGVEEVEASVEDARINGDDLGIDNAEFHVGRVEDWLPKWVEDGNRADVVVFDPPRKGIDASAIQAVLKASPRRIVYASCNPATLQRDLKLLLAGGYRVEVMQPLDMFPQTAHLECVTLLVRDCCR from the coding sequence ATGGCAGATGTGAAAGACAGCCACCCGCTTGAACAAGGTGGCACATATGAAGTGACTGCACTTCGACTGAACGACGACGGCGAAGGCGTCACGACCATCAATGGTATGACGGTCTTCGTGCCGTTTTTACTACCAGGTGAACGGGGGAACGTGCGCGTGATCGAGCGTCAGCGCCGTTTTGCTCGCGCAACACTTTTGGATCGTTATGACACCTCGCCTGATCGGCGAGATGTGCCTTGCCCTGTCTTTGGCGCGTGCGGCGGATGCCAGGCGCAACATCTGCGTTACGATGCGCAATTGACCTGGAAGGAGAACCGCGTGAAGCGCGTCGCGCAGCAATTGGGGCTCGATGCGGACGCCATCGTGCGCGACATTGTGCCATCACCGGATGCGTTTCGCTACCGCAACCAAGTACAGATGCCGATGCGGTTTGACTCCGATAAAAAGCAGGTGCGCATGGGGTACTATGGGTTTGCATCGCACCAGATGATTGAGACCGACTCCTGTCATCTCCAGAGCGAAGCGATGCAGGACACGTTAAATCGAGCGCGCGTCTTTCTGACGGATAGGGGAGCGGATTTGGCGGGCCTCGTTCACCACGTCATTGTGCGCGAGTCGCAAACCACAGGTGAACAACTCGTCGTCTTCGTGGTGCGTCACTCGCGTGGTCACGTTCGTCGTGCGCTGGCGGAATTCGAAGCCCCGCATGTGACGTCCGTATGCCTGACCGCGCAGCCGAAGGCGGTCGGCCCTGTGTGGGGGCGCAAACTCGAGACGTTATACGGGCCGGGCACGTTGAAGGAGAACATTGCCGGTTTGTCATTTGCCGTGTCTCCACGGTCATTCCTGCAAATTCAGGCACCCGTCGCCGAGAAGATGTATCAAACCGTCGTTGACTATGCTGATCTTCGTTCGACCGACGTCGTGATTGACGCCTACTGCGGCATCGGTACGCTGACCCTGCTTTTAGCTGGGCGTGCGGGTCAAGCTATCGGGGTTGAGGAGGTTGAGGCATCGGTCGAGGACGCGCGGATCAACGGCGATGACCTCGGCATCGACAACGCCGAGTTTCACGTCGGCCGCGTGGAAGACTGGTTGCCCAAGTGGGTCGAGGACGGCAATCGCGCGGATGTAGTCGTGTTTGATCCACCGCGTAAGGGCATTGATGCCTCTGCCATCCAAGCAGTCCTCAAGGCGAGCCCGCGTCGCATTGTCTACGCCTCCTGCAACCCAGCGACATTGCAGCGCGACCTCAAGCTGCTCTTGGCAGGTGGATATCGCGTTGAGGTCATGCAGCCGCTAGACATGTTTCCACAGACGGCACATTTGGAGTGTGTCACGCTGTTGGTGCGGGATTGTTGTAGATAA
- the gatA gene encoding Asp-tRNA(Asn)/Glu-tRNA(Gln) amidotransferase subunit GatA codes for MKLNSVKEILASVHKGETTAADWAKASLDAVRKVDGELEAFLTVDEDAALSRAKATTTGQGVLAGVPYALKDNICTQGMLTTAASRILENYIPPYNATVANLLNDAGGVLIGKTNLDEFAMGSTTETSAFKKTKNPYAKGRVPGGSSGGSAAAVAAGIVPFALGSDTGGSIRQPAAFCGVFGLKPTYGRVSRYGLIAFASSLDQIGPFTNTAEDAAIVMNAISGYDKYDSTSAKVEREDFTQDLELGVKGLRIGIVRNLPEEGLNPAVKQAVDAAIRKLEGEGATVVEVDLPHSEYAVATYYLIAPAEASSNLSRYDGVRFGRRAEAKSMIDMFEQSRSQGFGMEVKRRIIIGTYALSSGYYDAYYKRAQQMRTLIRRDYEQAFEQCDVILMPTTPTTAFPFGEKSDDPLAMYLNDIYTIPANLAGIPGASVPCGFVDGLPVGLQVLAKPFAERTILRVAHAYEQVRDFSWPQPELGVAE; via the coding sequence ATGAAATTAAATAGCGTCAAAGAGATTTTGGCATCTGTACATAAAGGTGAAACAACCGCAGCCGATTGGGCCAAGGCCTCACTCGATGCGGTTCGCAAAGTCGATGGGGAACTCGAAGCGTTCCTGACGGTGGATGAGGACGCTGCGCTGTCGCGCGCCAAGGCAACGACAACGGGTCAAGGGGTGCTAGCTGGCGTGCCGTACGCGCTCAAGGACAACATCTGCACACAAGGGATGTTGACCACGGCTGCGTCGCGGATCTTGGAAAATTACATTCCCCCTTATAACGCGACGGTCGCGAATCTGCTCAATGACGCGGGCGGTGTGCTGATTGGCAAGACCAACCTCGACGAGTTCGCGATGGGGTCTACCACCGAGACATCCGCATTCAAGAAGACCAAGAATCCATATGCCAAGGGGCGGGTTCCGGGCGGATCGAGTGGCGGATCCGCGGCGGCAGTCGCAGCGGGCATCGTGCCATTTGCACTCGGTTCCGATACAGGAGGATCCATCCGTCAGCCGGCGGCGTTTTGCGGCGTTTTTGGCCTGAAGCCGACGTATGGTCGCGTCTCTCGGTATGGGCTGATTGCCTTTGCGTCATCGCTCGACCAGATTGGTCCATTTACGAACACCGCTGAGGATGCAGCGATTGTGATGAATGCCATCAGCGGCTATGACAAGTACGACTCCACTTCTGCGAAGGTGGAGCGAGAAGATTTCACGCAGGACTTAGAGCTCGGTGTGAAAGGACTGCGCATTGGCATCGTCCGCAACTTGCCGGAAGAGGGACTGAATCCAGCTGTGAAGCAGGCGGTGGATGCGGCGATTCGCAAGCTCGAAGGCGAAGGGGCGACCGTGGTCGAGGTAGACCTTCCGCACTCCGAGTACGCGGTGGCGACGTATTACCTGATTGCGCCAGCTGAAGCGTCCTCGAACCTGTCGCGCTACGATGGCGTTCGTTTTGGGCGGCGCGCCGAGGCCAAGAGCATGATTGACATGTTTGAGCAAAGTCGCAGCCAGGGGTTTGGCATGGAGGTCAAACGCCGTATTATCATCGGCACCTATGCGCTTTCGTCCGGTTATTACGACGCGTATTACAAGCGGGCACAGCAAATGCGTACGCTCATCCGTCGGGACTACGAGCAGGCGTTTGAACAATGCGATGTCATTCTCATGCCGACGACGCCGACGACGGCTTTCCCATTTGGCGAAAAGTCGGATGATCCGCTTGCGATGTACTTGAATGACATTTACACCATCCCGGCAAACCTCGCGGGAATTCCGGGCGCGAGCGTTCCGTGCGGCTTTGTCGACGGGTTGCCGGTTGGTTTACAGGTGCTGGCGAAGCCGTTTGCTGAGCGCACCATTTTGCGCGTCGCGCACGCGTATGAGCAAGTTCGCGACTTCTCGTGGCCACAGCCGGAATTGGGGGTTGCAGAATGA
- the pcrA gene encoding DNA helicase PcrA gives MMEQPSAQSILEGLNPEQQRAVQTTDGPLLIMAGAGSGKTSVLTRRIAYLIAERRVPPWGILAITFTNKAAREMRDRIQSLVGNIGADIWTSTFHALCARILRRDIQHIGYASSFTVLDGADQLSVVKRVMADMNIDVKKYDPKGILHQISQHKNELRDGARVRDMAGSLYERLVGDVYLEYERRLRQNQSLDFDDLIMKTVELFRQSPDTLNYYQNRFTHVHVDEYQDTNHAQYMLVKLLADKRKNLCVVGDSDQSIYGWRGADIRNILDFERDYPDAQVIRLEQNYRSTGRILRIANQVIQNNRKRLEKNLWTSAGEGEKATLHHASDERAEAVFVAGQIESLVKQGYKYPDFGVLYRTNAQSRVIEEIFLQKGIPYRIYGGLKFYDRKEIRDVLAYLRLVLNPDDDVSFARVVNVPKRGLGQTTVDRLEAYARDHNCSLFDAAQKAVDAGVSKRAASALAGFVQLILTFQQQRAFLPLTDLTEELLSRSGYREALQLEKTLEAQSRLENLDEFLSLTREFDENGAQDTEVSALEQFLTDVALVADSDLNKGKPESQEESEGVTMMTLHSAKGLEFPVVFLVGMEEGIFPHKRALDEEDEMEEERRLCYVGITRAMQRLFLTTCSSRMIFGERRPFTTSRFLAEMPAQDVEKDGVFFQAKSDYSSAFRQNSSTAPAANASFHGSRMTMPQSFGADLSVSYEPGDKVEHRKWGIGEIISRSGSGESLELVVRFLDPVGERKLFAKFAPITKVAGD, from the coding sequence ATGATGGAACAACCGAGCGCACAGTCTATATTAGAAGGACTCAACCCCGAGCAACAGCGGGCGGTTCAGACGACCGATGGCCCGTTGCTGATCATGGCGGGCGCGGGGAGTGGCAAGACCAGTGTGCTGACCAGGCGAATTGCGTACCTCATTGCGGAGCGCCGAGTGCCTCCGTGGGGCATTCTGGCCATCACATTTACGAATAAAGCGGCGCGTGAAATGCGCGATAGGATTCAGAGCCTCGTTGGAAATATCGGAGCAGATATATGGACGTCGACTTTTCATGCGCTGTGCGCGCGTATTTTGCGGCGGGACATTCAGCACATTGGCTACGCGAGTTCGTTCACTGTGCTCGATGGGGCTGATCAACTTTCCGTCGTCAAGCGCGTCATGGCGGACATGAATATCGATGTGAAAAAGTATGACCCGAAGGGCATTCTGCACCAGATTAGCCAGCATAAAAATGAGCTGCGTGATGGGGCGAGGGTGCGGGATATGGCGGGATCGCTGTATGAACGCCTGGTAGGCGACGTCTACCTGGAGTACGAGCGGCGCCTGCGTCAAAATCAATCGCTTGATTTTGACGATTTGATTATGAAGACGGTGGAGTTGTTTCGGCAGTCTCCGGACACGTTGAATTATTATCAGAATCGGTTTACGCATGTGCATGTGGACGAATACCAGGATACGAACCACGCGCAGTACATGCTGGTGAAATTGCTGGCGGACAAGCGTAAAAATCTTTGCGTCGTCGGCGATTCCGACCAGTCCATCTATGGTTGGCGGGGAGCGGATATCCGCAATATTCTCGACTTTGAGCGGGATTATCCGGATGCACAGGTCATTCGTCTGGAGCAGAATTATCGCTCCACGGGCAGAATTCTGCGCATTGCCAACCAAGTCATTCAAAATAACCGCAAGCGGCTGGAAAAGAATTTGTGGACAAGCGCGGGCGAAGGTGAAAAGGCGACGCTTCACCATGCGTCGGACGAGCGGGCTGAAGCAGTGTTTGTCGCAGGACAAATCGAGTCGCTTGTGAAGCAAGGGTACAAATACCCGGATTTTGGCGTCTTGTACCGCACCAATGCACAGTCTCGCGTGATCGAGGAAATTTTCCTGCAAAAGGGCATTCCGTATCGCATTTACGGTGGGCTGAAGTTCTATGACCGCAAGGAAATTCGCGATGTGCTCGCCTATCTGCGCCTGGTGCTCAATCCAGATGACGACGTGTCGTTTGCTCGGGTCGTCAACGTGCCAAAGCGCGGGTTAGGGCAAACCACGGTAGATAGGTTGGAAGCCTACGCTCGTGATCACAATTGTTCCTTGTTTGACGCTGCCCAGAAGGCGGTTGATGCCGGCGTTAGCAAACGCGCTGCGAGTGCTTTGGCAGGGTTTGTGCAACTCATTCTGACGTTTCAGCAACAGCGGGCGTTTTTACCGCTGACGGATTTAACTGAGGAGTTGCTGTCGAGGTCTGGCTATCGCGAGGCCCTGCAGTTAGAAAAGACGCTGGAAGCGCAGAGTCGACTGGAGAACTTGGATGAATTCCTGTCGTTGACGCGGGAGTTTGACGAGAATGGCGCACAGGATACGGAAGTGAGCGCCCTCGAGCAGTTTCTGACGGACGTGGCGCTGGTGGCAGACAGTGACTTGAACAAAGGCAAGCCGGAATCGCAGGAAGAGAGTGAGGGTGTCACGATGATGACGCTCCACTCAGCCAAAGGCCTTGAATTTCCGGTGGTCTTTCTGGTCGGCATGGAGGAAGGTATTTTCCCGCACAAGCGGGCTTTGGATGAAGAGGATGAGATGGAGGAAGAGCGCCGTCTCTGTTATGTTGGCATCACACGAGCGATGCAGCGGCTCTTCTTGACCACGTGCAGCAGCCGCATGATTTTTGGCGAGCGGCGGCCATTTACGACGTCGCGGTTTTTGGCGGAGATGCCGGCGCAAGACGTGGAGAAAGACGGCGTGTTCTTTCAAGCGAAATCGGACTACAGCAGCGCTTTCCGGCAGAATTCGTCGACTGCGCCTGCGGCGAATGCGAGTTTCCACGGGAGCCGCATGACGATGCCGCAGTCGTTTGGAGCCGATTTGTCGGTCTCCTACGAGCCAGGCGACAAGGTGGAGCATCGCAAATGGGGCATTGGGGAAATTATCTCCAGGTCAGGTAGCGGTGAAAGCCTGGAACTCGTCGTTCGCTTTCTCGATCCCGTTGGGGAGCGCAAACTATTCGCCAAATTTGCCCCTATCACCAAGGTCGCGGGGGATTGA